In the genome of Gemmatimonadales bacterium, one region contains:
- a CDS encoding OsmC family peroxiredoxin, producing the protein MQRKADATWTGDLRTGTGAIKLGSGVFEGPYSFKSRFEDGTDTNPEELLGAAHAACFSMALSAGLAKAGHKPQSVATTATVNLDLVGAGSQITRIDLATHGVVP; encoded by the coding sequence ATGCAACGGAAGGCAGATGCAACGTGGACGGGTGACCTGCGCACCGGCACCGGCGCCATCAAGCTCGGCAGCGGCGTGTTCGAGGGCCCCTATAGCTTCAAGTCGCGCTTCGAAGACGGCACGGACACCAACCCCGAAGAGCTGCTCGGCGCGGCCCACGCCGCGTGCTTCTCGATGGCTCTCTCGGCGGGGCTCGCCAAGGCGGGACATAAGCCCCAGAGCGTCGCCACCACCGCGACCGTGAATCTCGACCTCGTCGGGGCGGGATCGCAGATCACCCGGATCGACCTGGCCACCCACGGGGTCGTCCCG
- a CDS encoding mechanosensitive ion channel, with the protein MEGISAHLQTWLFDANIGRLVATILGLAVIVALVRAAQRALVGRIEDTDTRYRVRKAVGFSGYVFAFLFLAALFSDKLGGLTVAFGVAGAGIAFALQEVIASIAGWLALTFSNFYHPGDRVELGGIKGDVIDIGVLRTTLMETGQWVDGDLYNGRIVRVANSFVFKAPVFNYSGDFPFLWDEIRIPIRFGSDRAEARTIIQQVADRVVGEYAKTSAAAWKGMVKKYRIEDASVAPMLTLVATDNWLQYTLRYVVDYRSRRGVKDALFNGIMDLVDASNGRVQLASATFELVAAPPISVQTGTGER; encoded by the coding sequence ATGGAAGGAATCTCAGCGCATCTGCAGACCTGGCTCTTCGACGCCAACATCGGCCGCCTCGTGGCCACCATCCTCGGGCTGGCGGTCATCGTGGCGCTGGTGCGTGCGGCGCAGCGCGCCCTGGTGGGCCGGATCGAGGACACCGACACCCGGTACCGGGTGCGGAAAGCGGTCGGCTTCTCGGGGTACGTCTTCGCCTTTCTCTTCCTGGCCGCCCTCTTCAGCGACAAGCTCGGTGGCCTCACGGTCGCGTTCGGTGTCGCGGGGGCCGGCATCGCCTTCGCGCTCCAGGAGGTGATTGCCAGCATTGCCGGCTGGCTGGCCCTCACCTTCTCGAACTTTTACCACCCCGGCGACCGGGTGGAACTGGGCGGCATCAAGGGCGACGTGATCGATATCGGCGTCCTCCGGACCACGCTCATGGAGACGGGGCAGTGGGTCGATGGCGACCTCTACAACGGGCGGATCGTGCGGGTGGCGAACAGCTTCGTCTTCAAGGCCCCGGTCTTCAACTACTCCGGTGACTTCCCCTTCCTCTGGGACGAGATCCGGATCCCGATTCGCTTCGGCAGCGACCGCGCCGAGGCGCGGACCATCATCCAGCAGGTAGCCGATCGGGTCGTGGGCGAGTACGCCAAGACCTCGGCGGCTGCCTGGAAGGGGATGGTCAAGAAATACCGCATCGAGGACGCGAGCGTCGCACCGATGCTGACGCTGGTGGCCACCGACAACTGGCTCCAGTACACCCTCCGCTACGTGGTGGACTACCGAAGCCGCCGCGGGGTGAAGGACGCCCTCTTCAACGGCATCATGGACCTGGTGGACGCCTCGAACGGCCGGGTCCAACTCGCCTCCGCCACCTTCGAGCTGGTGGCCGCGCCGCCGATTTCCGTCCAGACCGGCACCGGGGAGCGCTGA
- a CDS encoding universal stress protein, whose product MAHVSHRLSNAFQGALAGGGDPATSPLYVFGPFLKLIVIAGVAEVTFGASIWMVVFTVVMVSAMYRLVMRWVVDGSGGSGLTEEEFGSWAVKVNAGITFVEYTLTFLVSIAALVTFMADRAPSLNDSVGGLPFRTIAAVLISIGIGWLVNRGPKTAARAFGPATLAVLLLLWTMIGATIWQRGFHLPAFDVRAFHPDYLHFTLAGYARILALMTGIEIFANLVAAYDGTSAERSRKAFGSLIIIMGTTCLTMLIVGPAILAEADVSDTHVSVFTQTMDHLLPSPLPWIGTLIGVLVLASAAAASAQGIQNLALGLRYRHYIPAWLGIRNRFDVADKPVWVEVGIVALCFLAFGTHEETYLAIYAAGVFILLSMTGWAAAKRLLRQLRTQFTPGGAATLAGTIVAALLTTVATFIIFDERFFEGAWTYLLFIPALYLVFSMFRSRLGAPKPLDEHLGRFFSAQYLLPFQRDDLPDGDFGVDRIMVPLDGSALAEQALPVAELLARTVDGRIDLMSVKSGRPEGNGEPAEARSATEAYLNRLAETLRQRGVKAEISMRSGSIPEEIGRHGIESNADVIVMATHGRSRVDRLLGRNTATAVVRQTELPVLIIRPTDAWTSRHTAFKKLLVSLDGSVDSEEVLPSARILARHFSSTVVLLAVPEAESEVPRLEEYLASVSQALGAIGISAETRVTGSGASRTITSVAESEGCDLIMMATRGRGGPEEIGVEVGSVTESVVLSAHCPVWAVTVVGIGRGQAKE is encoded by the coding sequence ATGGCACACGTCTCTCACCGCCTGAGCAACGCATTCCAGGGCGCCCTCGCCGGTGGCGGTGACCCCGCCACCTCGCCGCTCTATGTCTTCGGGCCCTTTCTCAAGCTGATCGTCATCGCGGGCGTCGCCGAGGTCACCTTCGGCGCCAGCATCTGGATGGTCGTGTTCACCGTGGTGATGGTCAGCGCGATGTACCGGCTGGTGATGCGGTGGGTGGTCGACGGCAGCGGCGGCAGCGGGCTTACCGAGGAGGAGTTCGGGTCGTGGGCCGTCAAGGTGAACGCCGGCATCACCTTCGTCGAATACACCCTGACCTTCCTGGTCAGCATCGCGGCGCTGGTCACCTTCATGGCCGACCGCGCCCCCTCGCTCAACGACAGCGTCGGGGGGCTCCCCTTCCGGACGATCGCGGCGGTCCTGATCAGCATCGGCATCGGCTGGCTGGTCAACCGCGGCCCGAAGACGGCCGCGCGCGCCTTCGGGCCGGCCACGCTGGCGGTCCTCCTCCTCCTGTGGACCATGATCGGCGCCACCATCTGGCAGCGCGGGTTTCACCTGCCCGCCTTCGACGTGCGCGCGTTCCACCCCGACTACCTGCACTTCACGCTGGCCGGATATGCGCGCATCCTGGCGCTGATGACCGGCATCGAAATCTTTGCCAACCTGGTGGCGGCCTACGATGGCACCAGTGCCGAGCGGAGCAGGAAGGCCTTCGGCAGCCTCATCATCATCATGGGCACCACCTGCCTGACGATGCTGATCGTCGGACCCGCCATCCTCGCCGAGGCGGACGTGAGCGACACCCACGTCTCGGTGTTCACCCAGACGATGGACCACCTGCTGCCGTCGCCGCTGCCCTGGATCGGTACCCTGATCGGCGTCCTGGTGCTGGCCTCCGCCGCGGCCGCCAGCGCCCAGGGCATCCAGAACCTGGCCCTCGGCCTCCGCTACCGGCACTACATCCCCGCCTGGCTCGGCATCCGCAACCGGTTCGACGTGGCCGACAAGCCGGTCTGGGTCGAGGTCGGCATCGTGGCCCTCTGCTTCCTGGCCTTCGGGACCCACGAGGAGACGTACCTCGCCATCTACGCCGCCGGCGTCTTCATCCTGCTGAGCATGACCGGGTGGGCCGCCGCCAAGCGCCTGCTGCGGCAATTGCGGACGCAGTTCACTCCCGGTGGGGCCGCCACGCTCGCGGGCACCATCGTCGCCGCGCTGCTGACCACCGTGGCCACGTTCATCATCTTCGACGAGCGCTTCTTCGAGGGGGCGTGGACCTACCTGCTCTTCATTCCGGCGCTGTACCTCGTTTTCAGCATGTTCCGGAGCCGTCTGGGCGCGCCGAAACCGCTGGATGAACACCTTGGCCGGTTCTTCTCCGCACAGTACCTCCTCCCCTTCCAGCGGGACGACCTCCCCGACGGCGATTTTGGTGTGGACCGGATCATGGTGCCGCTCGACGGCTCCGCCCTGGCCGAGCAGGCCCTGCCGGTTGCGGAGCTGCTGGCACGCACCGTGGATGGCCGGATCGACCTGATGTCGGTGAAGTCCGGACGGCCCGAGGGCAACGGCGAGCCGGCGGAGGCCCGCTCCGCCACCGAGGCCTACCTCAACCGTCTGGCCGAGACGCTTCGGCAGCGCGGCGTGAAGGCGGAGATCAGCATGCGGAGCGGCAGCATTCCCGAGGAGATCGGCCGGCACGGCATTGAGAGCAACGCGGACGTGATCGTGATGGCCACGCACGGCCGATCCCGGGTGGACCGGCTCCTGGGCCGGAACACCGCCACGGCCGTTGTGCGCCAGACCGAACTGCCGGTGTTAATCATCCGCCCGACCGACGCCTGGACCAGCCGGCACACGGCGTTCAAGAAGCTGCTGGTGTCGCTCGACGGGTCGGTGGACTCCGAGGAGGTGCTCCCGTCGGCACGCATCCTCGCGCGCCACTTCAGCAGCACCGTCGTGCTGTTGGCCGTGCCGGAGGCCGAGAGCGAGGTCCCCCGGCTGGAGGAGTACCTCGCGTCCGTCTCCCAGGCGCTCGGCGCGATCGGCATCAGCGCCGAGACCAGGGTGACGGGATCGGGCGCCAGCCGCACCATCACCAGCGTGGCCGAATCCGAGGGCTGCGACTTGATCATGATGGCCACACGCGGGCGGGGCGGGCCGGAGGAAATCGGCGTGGAAGTCGGGAGCGTGACGGAAAGCGTCGTCCTCTCCGCCCACTGCCCGGTGTGGGCGGTGACGGTGGTGGGGATCGGACGCGGGCAGGCGAAGGAGTGA
- a CDS encoding VIT1/CCC1 transporter family protein, protein MGTETHRSDRISWLRAAVLGANDGLISTSSLVVGVAAAQPDRAAVLLAAVAGLAAGALSMAAGEYVSVSSQADTEDADLVRERGELAEAPEEERAELAGIYVSRGVSPELALQVADQLTAHDALGAHARDELGIHDLTRARPIQAALASAASFAVGAAPPVILAAVLPTGILTPGVVGVTLLLLVVLGAVAAHIGGAPRMRGAVRVAFWGAVAMGCTALVGRLFGAAI, encoded by the coding sequence ATGGGCACTGAAACGCATCGTAGCGACCGCATCAGCTGGCTGCGCGCTGCCGTCCTCGGTGCCAACGACGGACTCATCTCCACCAGCAGCCTGGTGGTTGGAGTGGCCGCTGCCCAGCCGGACCGGGCGGCGGTGTTGCTTGCCGCCGTGGCTGGGCTCGCCGCCGGCGCCCTCTCGATGGCCGCCGGCGAGTACGTCTCGGTCAGCTCCCAGGCGGACACCGAAGACGCCGACCTCGTGCGAGAGCGCGGAGAGCTTGCGGAGGCACCCGAGGAGGAACGCGCGGAGCTCGCGGGCATCTATGTGTCACGGGGTGTCAGCCCGGAGCTGGCCCTCCAGGTCGCTGATCAGCTCACGGCGCATGACGCCCTCGGGGCCCACGCCCGGGATGAGCTCGGCATCCACGACCTGACCCGGGCGCGCCCGATCCAGGCCGCGCTCGCCTCGGCCGCCTCCTTCGCGGTCGGGGCCGCACCGCCGGTGATTCTCGCCGCCGTATTGCCGACCGGGATCCTCACGCCTGGTGTCGTGGGCGTGACGCTGCTGCTGCTTGTCGTGTTGGGCGCCGTCGCCGCCCACATCGGCGGCGCGCCCCGCATGCGGGGTGCCGTCCGGGTGGCCTTCTGGGGCGCCGTGGCCATGGGATGCACCGCCCTGGTCGGACGCCTCTTCGGGGCCGCCATCTAG
- a CDS encoding mechanosensitive ion channel family protein, with translation MQSLTAWASNAIGLSPTTQIRILTTVGVILGLLLVRWMVLKGVHRRVTDLHTRYRWHKGANYTVGVISILAVVRIWLVDFAGAATYLGLLSAGLAIALKDPLANLAAWLFILWRRPFEVGDRVQLGDNAGDVVDIRLFQFTLLEIGHWVEADQSTGRIIHVPNALLFTSPIANYTHGFAFIWTELPVLVTFESDWEKARGLLQDIGQRHGEKMAADAGAAMREVASRYAMPRSGTTPSVFVSVQDSGVMLTLRMPCAPRERRRVTDAIWQDILRAFAECPDVDFAYPTTRFYANNTEGKPGKSASAAPASSSS, from the coding sequence ATGCAGTCGCTGACCGCCTGGGCCAGCAACGCGATCGGGCTCAGCCCCACGACCCAGATTCGCATCCTGACCACCGTTGGGGTCATCCTGGGCCTGTTGCTGGTACGGTGGATGGTCCTGAAAGGCGTGCACCGCCGGGTGACGGACCTGCACACCCGCTACCGGTGGCACAAGGGGGCCAACTACACCGTCGGCGTTATCAGCATCCTGGCCGTTGTCCGCATCTGGCTGGTGGATTTCGCGGGCGCCGCCACCTATCTCGGCCTCCTCTCCGCCGGCCTGGCCATTGCGCTCAAGGATCCCCTCGCCAATCTCGCCGCCTGGCTCTTCATCCTCTGGCGCCGCCCGTTCGAGGTCGGCGACCGGGTGCAGCTGGGCGACAACGCCGGCGACGTGGTGGACATCCGGCTCTTTCAGTTCACCCTGCTGGAAATCGGCCATTGGGTCGAGGCCGATCAATCGACCGGCCGCATCATCCATGTGCCGAACGCCCTGCTCTTCACCAGTCCCATCGCCAACTACACCCACGGTTTCGCGTTCATCTGGACCGAACTCCCGGTCCTCGTGACCTTCGAGAGCGATTGGGAAAAGGCCCGGGGGCTCCTGCAGGACATCGGACAACGGCACGGCGAGAAGATGGCGGCGGATGCGGGGGCGGCCATGCGCGAGGTGGCGTCCCGCTATGCGATGCCCCGCAGCGGTACCACCCCGAGCGTGTTCGTCTCCGTCCAGGACAGCGGCGTGATGCTCACCTTGCGGATGCCCTGCGCGCCCCGGGAACGCCGGCGGGTGACCGACGCGATCTGGCAGGATATCCTGCGCGCCTTTGCCGAGTGCCCCGACGTCGACTTTGCCTACCCAACGACGCGGTTCTATGCCAACAATACGGAGGGGAAGCCGGGCAAGAGCGCCTCCGCCGCCCCGGCCTCCTCCTCCTCGTGA
- a CDS encoding DUF308 domain-containing protein gives MTAPGDLVHKGGTRMTTWGIITMLLGVFAMFTPMLTGFSIVLLLGVLVMAAGIMRMVWAFKAGSVGRGLLMFVLGLLTLAVGFLLLVNPVFAAVSVTILLTAYLVVDGAAEVYAGIQRRPDTGWGWLTVGGVVSILLGILIWRQAPLAGVWAIGLFLGIKLFFVGLMMMTVGGTLRGMTKG, from the coding sequence ATGACCGCACCCGGCGATCTCGTCCACAAGGGCGGCACCCGCATGACCACCTGGGGAATCATCACCATGCTCCTCGGGGTGTTCGCGATGTTCACTCCCATGCTCACGGGCTTCTCGATCGTGCTCCTCCTCGGCGTTCTCGTAATGGCGGCCGGGATCATGCGCATGGTCTGGGCGTTCAAGGCGGGGAGCGTCGGGCGGGGGCTCCTCATGTTCGTCCTCGGCCTCCTCACCCTCGCCGTGGGATTCCTCCTCCTGGTAAACCCTGTGTTTGCGGCCGTCTCCGTGACAATCCTGCTGACCGCCTACCTCGTGGTGGACGGCGCGGCGGAGGTCTACGCCGGCATCCAGCGCAGGCCCGACACCGGCTGGGGCTGGCTCACCGTCGGCGGGGTCGTGTCGATCCTGCTCGGCATCCTGATCTGGCGGCAGGCCCCGCTGGCTGGCGTCTGGGCCATCGGCCTCTTCCTGGGCATCAAGCTCTTCTTCGTGGGGCTGATGATGATGACGGTGGGCGGCACGCTGCGGGGTATGACAAAGGGCTGA
- a CDS encoding protein kinase — MSTDALAPLQALLAGQYTLERELGRGGMGVVYLARDVRLDRPVAIKVLPRALAADPELRERFLREARTSAQLSHPNIVPIYRADEIDGVAFFAMGFVDGENLAERLRARGPLPPAEAVRVLREAAWALAYAHARGVVHRDVKPENIMIERGTNRAIVTDFGIAQNRLATPLTQGGMVLGSVHYMSPEQAAGDKLDGRSDLYSLGVVGFQILSGRLPFDAAEAATVMAQQVTRPAPSLSAVAPNLPPGLVAVIDRSLSKAPGDRYPTGEAFAEALETALQSAALPAAAGSLAEVVSTDQARAIWLRAAQLQAEATTRLQARYREPQSDDTPAGPAPSGGYRLQDVEQAASEAGIAAEFVAMAIAERPAGTEVGPADLSAREDRTLTRMLGTRDRSISSSRVVRAAPKEVLEAIGRVLTAPPYGLKLRDTVGGHPLDGGVLVFDVSLLRNVILAFDGVLSMFRYRMTQLEIEQLHVALKPVGSPTSGCEVTVSADLRRGLRKAWLVDKWVTGVVGLTGAAAGAGIGLTIALGPLAAAVAAAGAVVAGGASLAGCRWGYRYALKKGREELEGMLTALGGDLRAASVFGTPPPAAAHRLPPGSGDPNALLGGP, encoded by the coding sequence GTGAGTACCGACGCTCTCGCGCCATTGCAGGCGCTGCTCGCAGGCCAGTACACCCTTGAGCGGGAACTCGGACGGGGCGGCATGGGGGTCGTGTACCTGGCCCGGGATGTTCGCCTCGACCGGCCCGTAGCCATCAAGGTCCTCCCCCGCGCGCTGGCGGCCGACCCCGAACTTCGGGAACGGTTCCTTCGCGAGGCCCGCACCTCGGCCCAGCTCTCCCACCCCAACATCGTGCCGATCTACCGCGCCGACGAAATCGACGGCGTGGCCTTCTTTGCCATGGGCTTTGTCGACGGCGAAAACCTCGCCGAGCGGCTGCGCGCGCGCGGCCCGCTTCCTCCCGCCGAGGCGGTGCGCGTCCTGCGCGAGGCGGCGTGGGCGCTCGCGTACGCGCATGCCCGTGGAGTCGTCCACCGCGACGTGAAGCCGGAGAACATCATGATCGAGCGCGGCACCAACCGCGCCATCGTGACGGACTTTGGCATCGCGCAGAACCGGCTGGCCACCCCGCTGACACAGGGGGGCATGGTCCTCGGCTCGGTGCACTACATGAGCCCGGAGCAGGCCGCCGGCGACAAGCTCGACGGCCGGAGCGATCTCTACTCCCTCGGCGTCGTCGGCTTCCAGATCCTCAGCGGCCGCCTCCCGTTCGACGCCGCCGAAGCCGCGACCGTCATGGCCCAGCAGGTGACGCGCCCGGCGCCGTCCCTGTCAGCCGTCGCGCCCAACCTGCCTCCGGGACTGGTGGCGGTGATCGATCGCAGCCTCAGCAAGGCTCCCGGCGACCGCTACCCCACCGGCGAGGCATTTGCGGAGGCCCTGGAAACGGCGCTGCAGTCGGCGGCGCTGCCGGCCGCCGCGGGTTCGCTGGCGGAGGTGGTGAGCACCGACCAGGCACGGGCCATCTGGCTCCGCGCCGCGCAACTCCAGGCGGAGGCCACTACCCGGCTCCAGGCGCGCTACCGGGAGCCACAGTCGGACGACACGCCCGCTGGCCCCGCGCCGAGCGGCGGCTATCGTCTGCAGGACGTGGAACAGGCGGCCTCCGAGGCCGGCATCGCGGCGGAGTTTGTCGCCATGGCCATCGCCGAGCGGCCGGCCGGCACGGAAGTCGGGCCGGCGGACCTGTCGGCGCGAGAAGATCGGACGCTCACCCGGATGCTCGGCACCCGCGACCGGAGCATTTCATCCTCCCGGGTGGTCCGGGCCGCACCGAAGGAGGTCCTGGAGGCCATCGGCCGGGTGCTGACCGCGCCGCCGTATGGGCTCAAGCTGCGCGACACCGTCGGCGGGCATCCCCTCGACGGGGGCGTCCTGGTGTTCGACGTCTCGTTGCTGCGAAACGTGATCCTCGCCTTCGACGGCGTGCTCAGCATGTTCCGCTACCGCATGACGCAGCTCGAAATCGAGCAGCTGCATGTGGCGCTCAAGCCGGTGGGGTCCCCCACGAGCGGATGCGAGGTCACGGTATCGGCTGACCTGCGTCGGGGGCTGCGGAAGGCGTGGCTGGTGGACAAGTGGGTCACGGGGGTCGTGGGCCTGACGGGCGCGGCTGCAGGGGCGGGAATCGGACTGACCATCGCGCTGGGACCGCTGGCCGCGGCGGTGGCGGCGGCAGGAGCCGTGGTGGCCGGCGGAGCCTCCCTCGCGGGGTGCCGATGGGGATACCGCTACGCCTTGAAGAAGGGACGCGAGGAACTCGAGGGGATGCTGACGGCGCTGGGGGGAGACCTGCGTGCCGCGTCCGTCTTCGGTACACCCCCGCCGGCCGCCGCGCACCGGCTTCCTCCCGGATCCGGCGACCCGAACGCGCTGCTCGGCGGCCCCTGA
- a CDS encoding cation:proton antiporter — protein sequence MHIDTILVLMFIVATTVAILAKQFRLPYTVALVVAGLLLGQLHAFEPPHLTQELLFAVFLPGLLFEAAFHFDFGLFRRDRSLILTLAVPGVLAGIFLTAAILVPVAAALHLRDTLTWTHALVFGALVAATDPIAVVGLFRSLGAPRRLAALLEGESLLNDGTSIVFFGIILAIAGGAAVSAAGVILEFIRVVGIGIGVGFALGLVISTIIQRIDEPMLEITLTTIAAYGAFTGAEHLLGSGVIATVVAGMVCGNYGARTGMSPTTRVAVESFWEYVAFALNSIIFLLIGFEVQISDLLSYWPLILSAFLAVTAGRAAVVLGMTPVAARGADRVPRSWQAILSWGGLRGGLSMVLALSLPAGFPNRALLIATTFGVVILSILVQGLSMAPLLRWLGVAGSHEARIDYDRNRSEMMAVQAALRELDRMALGAQGDPAALATLRAEYQGRLAGVERELDRMRETHADLHDAELLRARRHLLMVEKAEAIEANHQGLLSREAYEAVLGEIDARLVQLHDQGSE from the coding sequence GTGCATATCGACACCATCCTCGTCTTGATGTTCATCGTGGCGACCACGGTCGCCATCCTCGCCAAGCAGTTCCGGCTCCCGTACACTGTGGCCCTGGTGGTCGCCGGGCTCCTCCTCGGCCAGTTGCACGCCTTCGAACCCCCGCACCTGACGCAGGAGCTTCTCTTCGCGGTGTTCCTCCCCGGGCTGCTGTTCGAGGCGGCCTTCCACTTCGACTTCGGGCTCTTCCGCCGGGACCGCTCGCTCATCCTGACGCTGGCGGTGCCGGGCGTCCTGGCAGGAATCTTCCTGACCGCCGCGATCCTGGTGCCGGTCGCGGCGGCCCTGCACCTGCGGGACACGCTGACCTGGACCCACGCCCTGGTGTTCGGTGCCCTGGTGGCCGCCACCGATCCGATCGCCGTCGTGGGGCTCTTCCGAAGCCTCGGCGCGCCGCGCCGCCTCGCGGCGCTCCTCGAAGGGGAGAGCCTGCTCAACGACGGCACTTCCATCGTCTTCTTCGGGATCATCCTCGCCATCGCCGGCGGCGCCGCCGTCTCGGCCGCGGGAGTCATCCTCGAGTTCATCCGGGTGGTGGGCATCGGGATCGGCGTCGGCTTCGCGCTGGGCCTGGTCATTTCCACCATCATCCAGCGGATCGACGAGCCGATGCTCGAGATTACGCTCACCACCATCGCCGCCTACGGGGCGTTCACCGGCGCGGAGCACCTGCTCGGCTCGGGCGTCATCGCCACCGTCGTCGCCGGCATGGTCTGCGGTAACTACGGCGCGCGGACCGGGATGTCGCCGACCACCCGCGTGGCGGTCGAGTCCTTCTGGGAGTACGTCGCGTTCGCCCTCAACTCGATCATCTTCCTCCTGATCGGCTTCGAAGTCCAGATATCCGATCTGCTCTCCTACTGGCCGCTGATCCTCTCGGCATTCCTGGCGGTGACCGCCGGCCGGGCTGCCGTGGTGCTCGGCATGACGCCGGTCGCCGCCCGGGGCGCGGACCGCGTTCCCCGGAGCTGGCAGGCGATCCTCAGCTGGGGCGGCCTCCGGGGCGGACTCTCCATGGTGCTGGCGCTCAGCCTCCCGGCCGGCTTCCCTAACCGGGCGCTGCTGATTGCCACCACCTTCGGCGTGGTGATCCTGTCGATCCTGGTCCAGGGCCTCAGCATGGCGCCGCTGCTCCGCTGGCTTGGCGTGGCCGGTTCGCACGAGGCCCGGATCGACTACGACCGGAACCGGAGCGAGATGATGGCGGTCCAGGCGGCACTGCGAGAACTCGACCGGATGGCGCTCGGCGCGCAGGGCGACCCCGCGGCCCTGGCGACGCTCCGCGCGGAATACCAGGGGCGGCTCGCCGGCGTCGAGCGGGAACTCGACCGCATGCGCGAAACACACGCCGACCTGCACGACGCGGAACTGCTCCGTGCCCGGCGGCATCTGCTCATGGTGGAGAAGGCGGAGGCGATCGAGGCCAACCACCAGGGACTGCTGAGTCGCGAAGCGTACGAGGCGGTGCTGGGCGAGATTGACGCCCGGCTGGTCCAGTTGCACGATCAGGGATCCGAATAG
- a CDS encoding carbonic anhydrase produces the protein MISGREALDRLVQGNARFAANVRGPDTIVSHTKRPELPSAQEPLAIILGCSDARVPAELIFDQGLGDLFVIRVAGNIVAPSLVGSVEFAASQFGTRLVVVLGHSKCGAVTATLDELQRPTANQSRNLRSIVDRIRPSVESLLATDLKHDRDAIIEQAVRLNIRASADHLRHGSAVLEQLVREEGLLVVGAEYSLETGEVDFFDGVPAAE, from the coding sequence ATGATTTCAGGACGCGAAGCGCTGGATCGCCTTGTGCAGGGCAACGCCCGGTTCGCCGCGAACGTGCGTGGACCGGACACGATCGTCAGCCACACGAAGCGGCCGGAGCTGCCGTCGGCGCAGGAACCGCTCGCCATCATCCTCGGCTGCTCCGACGCGCGGGTGCCCGCGGAGCTGATCTTTGATCAGGGGCTCGGCGACCTCTTCGTCATTCGCGTGGCCGGCAACATCGTGGCGCCCTCCCTGGTCGGGAGCGTCGAGTTCGCCGCCTCGCAGTTCGGCACGCGCCTGGTCGTGGTCCTCGGCCACTCGAAGTGCGGGGCCGTCACCGCCACCCTCGACGAGCTGCAGCGACCGACCGCAAACCAGTCCCGCAACCTCCGATCGATCGTGGATCGGATCCGTCCCTCTGTGGAAAGCCTGCTCGCCACCGACCTGAAGCACGACCGGGACGCGATCATCGAGCAGGCGGTGCGGCTCAACATCCGGGCGTCGGCCGACCACCTGCGGCACGGCTCGGCCGTCCTCGAGCAGCTGGTGCGCGAGGAGGGGCTCCTGGTGGTGGGCGCCGAATATTCCCTGGAGACGGGCGAGGTGGACTTCTTCGACGGCGTGCCCGCCGCGGAGTGA
- a CDS encoding YdeI/OmpD-associated family protein → MLDSIDSAPTFRAWLRKHHRTETALVLRIAKRHAAATGITYAEALDEALCFGWIDGVRRRLDADSFSIRFTPRKPRSIWSRVNVAHAERLIREKRMTRAGLAAFEARTAGRTGIYAFEQPVTELPAAYRVQFRKQRSAWKYFQQEAPWYRRTSTHWVTSAKREETRLRRLGILIACSGDGVRIPQLRRA, encoded by the coding sequence TTGCTGGACTCCATCGACTCGGCCCCCACCTTCCGGGCCTGGCTTCGAAAACACCATCGGACCGAGACCGCGCTGGTCCTCCGCATCGCCAAGAGACACGCCGCCGCCACCGGCATCACCTACGCCGAGGCGCTCGACGAGGCGCTCTGCTTCGGCTGGATCGATGGCGTCCGCCGGCGGCTGGACGCCGACAGCTTTTCGATCCGCTTCACGCCGAGGAAGCCCCGGAGCATCTGGAGCCGGGTCAACGTGGCGCACGCGGAGCGACTCATTCGGGAGAAGCGGATGACCAGGGCGGGGTTGGCGGCCTTCGAGGCGCGCACCGCAGGACGCACCGGCATCTATGCCTTCGAGCAGCCGGTCACCGAACTGCCCGCCGCCTACCGGGTACAATTCCGGAAGCAGCGCTCGGCCTGGAAATACTTTCAGCAGGAGGCGCCGTGGTACCGGCGCACGAGCACGCACTGGGTGACGAGCGCCAAGCGGGAGGAGACGCGCCTCCGTCGATTGGGTATCTTGATCGCCTGCTCGGGCGACGGGGTGCGGATTCCCCAGCTCCGCCGGGCGTGA